DNA sequence from the Leptolyngbya subtilissima AS-A7 genome:
TAGTGGAAGGGAGGCATCTCTTTCCCTTGAAGCCGCTGCTGAATCAGCTTGGCGATGTAGGCCCCTTGCTGCATTGCCACGGGTGCGACGCCGGGCAGGGGCTGCTCGCCTTGGTGGGCAAAGTGCGCTAAATCTCCCACCACAAAAATGTTCGGCTGCTCGGGCAGGCTTAGATCAGGATTCACAATCACTCGACCTGAGCGATCGAGCTGGGCCCCGGCCCGAGCAGCCAGCACCTTGCCCAGTCCAGAAGCCCTTACTCCAGCGGCCCAGAGAATGGTTTTGGCCCGCACCTGCTCTGTCTGCTCGCCCTGACGTACCGTCACTACATCGTCCTCGATGTCGGTTACTAGTGACTGGGTGCGCACTGTCACGCCTAGATCCTTCAGCGATGCGGCGGCTTTGGCCGACAGGTCAGCGGGGTAGGGCGGCAGTACGCGATCGAGCCCTTCCAGCAGCAAAATGCGGGCTTCGGTGGTGTCAATGTGGTGAAATTCGTCCTTAAGCGTGTGAAAAGCCAGTTCGGCTAAGGCCCCAGCCAGTTCCACACCGGTTGGCCCACCACCTACCACTACAAATGTCAGCCAGGCCCGCCGCCGCTCTGGATCTGACTCTTTTTCAGCCGCTTCAAACGCCCCAAAAATTCGTTTCCGCATTTCTAAGGCATCTTCAAGGGTCTTAAGCCCCGGTGCGGCGTCCTCCCATTGGTCATGGCCGAAGTAGTGGTGGCTAACGCCCGTGGCCACAATCAGCGTGTCGTAGGGCAGAGTTGTATGGTTTAGTGTCACCTGCTGCTGCTGGGGGTCAACATCAATCACCGCATCCATCAGCACTCTGACATGGCGGTAAGCACTCAAAATAGTTCGCAAGGGGGATGAAATATCCCCGGGCGACAGCTTGCCAGTGGCAACTTGATAGAGCAGCGGTTGAAACAGGTGAAAATTTCGTTTGTCAATTAACGTGACTTCAACGTGTTGAGACTTTCCCAAGGCTTTAGCGGCATAAAGCCCGCCAAACCCTCCTCCAACAATCACAACCCGGTGAGGCTTGGTCTCAATAGCGGTATTTTTCATGGAACTCGCTCCATCTTAAATAGTCTCTGCTGAAGATCGCTGGGGAGAATCTCGCTGTTTTAGGCTGTTTCAACACAGCGCGCGATCGCTCTATTGGACAAACTATGTCAGCCGATTTTTAGAAAATGTAGCTGGCTCTATCAACCGAAAGACATAGCTAATCGCTGCTTTGCCAAAAAGCTGTGGTCCAAATTAGCGCTGATTAGCTTCAGTTTAAGTATTCAAAAGGGACTTGTGGGTTCTCAATCTTCCATCACAGTTCTCAATCCAGTAAAGACGTTTTTAATCCCTGCTTTTCGTTGGCAACTGCAGTAGTAGACCCATTCGTCTGCCCTGAGGTAGGTTTAGCGACGGCGGTTTGGCCCTACCGCTCTAGGTGTGGCTAAACCGCTGCCGTGAACGGACTAACTCCACCCGCGGCTAGACGTTGCCCTCGGTTCAGATACCTAAGCTGAAGACAGCTCTTGGCAACAAATCTGCAAGCTTCAGCCTGTGGCCCCGACCAGTTAGCAGGCGGTGTAACCAACGCATCCGCAACGGCTAGCACAGCCCGTCAAATTGAGTGAATGGATGCTGATTGTGCTTAGCACGACTGAGGATGTGCTGCCTTAATTTCATGGGCAGAATTTGGCTGAGAGCGGTGGAAATCTAGAACCGACAGGCAAAACCTTAACCCGCAGGAGAAATAGCATGGCCCAAGAACTTAAAAACCGCAAAGTGGCAATCTTAGCCACCGATGGATTTGAGCAAGTTGAGCTAACCGAGCCCAAACAGGCCCTCGAGCAAGCCGGTGCCCAAGTCCATGTGATCGCCCCTGAGGGTGACTCCATTCAAGGATGGAATCACCACGACAAAGGCGACACAGTGCCGGTCGATCGCACCCTTGATCAGGTTCAGCCCAGCGATTACGACGCTCTCGTCCTGCCCGGTGGGGTGCTGAATCCCGACCAGCTGAGAACTAACGAGCAGGCGGTTCAGTTTATCAAAGCGTTCTTTGCCGATAGCAAACCCGTAGCGGCAATTTGTCACGGGCCTTGGACGCTGATTGAAGCCGATGTGGTCAAGGGTCGCACCGTCACCTCCTGGCCGTCTCTAAAGACCGACCTCAGCAATGCCGGTGCCACCTGGGTTGATCAAGAGGTGGTCGTCGATCAGGGGTTAGTTACCAGCCGCAATCCTCACGATTTGCCCGCCTTCAACAGCAAAATCGTGGAGGAATTTTGTGAGGGCAAACACGTGGCCCAAGCCCAAGCCGTTTAGTCCAACTTTAATCCTTAAGCTCTATCCGGCTGGTTTCTGCTTCCTGCTGAACGCAAAACGTTGCTTGTTCTCGACTGATGCTCCTAAAGCGAACTCCCCGCTAGCATCAGTCGAGACGATGACCCCGTAGGCGATTCAGCGGGGCTTAACGGTCCAGACCGGGCTGATCTACAAAATCAAGCTTTGCAACGGAGAGGGAGGCATTCGAACCCTCGCTGGGTTCCCCCAAAGCAGTTTTCGAGACTGAAGTATTAATGTCTAAAACGCTTTGAAATCAAAAGGTTTGGCGTTCAACTATTTTAAACGATCTAATTTTGAATTAAAACTGTCTCTGCCCCCAACTTGGCTAAAGATATATCTTGAGCTTTAGGGTGGTTAAGACAATGGCCTATTTTTCAGATTTGCTTATATTTGGAAATGTGCCATTGCAATGGTGAGGTCAGTTAAAGCTCACGGCATATTAGGGCGATCGCCTCTCGCACCATTGCTCTTCTATTGTTGGCCGTGCCAGGATACCAGCCTAGCTATGTAACAACGATAGATGGACTAGAAGGGGAGTCACTATCGCCAGGTAAAGAGGTACTGCAGCGGAGATAAAGCTAATAACAAAGCGGGTGTCGAGATCGTTCTCTTGGGCAAAGAGTAGGGTTAGCAGGCTAGGGGGTAGGGCTGCTCCAGCGAGGACAGCGGCTTGCTCCACGCCCTGAAGACCGAAGGCTTGGGTAACTGCCCAGCCCAAGCTTAACCCGCAGCCAATCTTGGCTAGCACCAGGAGGGCATAACGCCCCACAGATGCAAGTTGAACCTGAAACTCCATTCCCAGTAGCAGGAGCACCAGCAGTAAAAAGCTCCCCTCGGCAATATTTAGTAGGCCCAGAAGCACCTCATTCATCCAACCCAAAGCATTGAGTAGTAGACCCAGCACAATGGCCCAGAAGAAAGGCGTTTGGGCCAGCTTCAGAGCTACCGCCCGGCCTGTGACCTCAGCACGGCCAAACCAGGCAGAGAGGCAGTAGACCACCGTGAACAGATAGATAGCCTGGGCTAGGTCGAACAACACAATTCGACTGAGGCCCAGATCGCCAAAGGTGAGCAGCATGATGGGATACCCTACCGCACCGCCCTCAAAGGTGGGAAAGGTGGTCATCAGAGCCCCAGCCTTTGGTTTGTCCCACTTGAACCACCAAACTCCAGAGAAGGCGATCGCCGTCAGGCCCACCACTACGACTAAGGCAGACAGCGGCAGGTAGATAAGTTCTGGGGCAAAGGTGACGGTGGCCAGCGCCCGCAGAATCACCGCTGGAAGCACCAGTGTAGTCAGCAGCTTGCCAATGGTTTTGGCATCACCAGAGTGCAGCACCCCAGCCCGCCTCAGCCCAAACCCCAGGCAAGCCACCAGGATCATGGGCAGGAGTTGAATTAGCATCGGCACTAAATTGATGATGGTGAGCCTTGGGGGTGGCCTGCGGCTGGTAGCTTAAGAGCTAGAACTGCCCCAAGAAGAATCGATGGCCATTTCCTTCGACCGAGCCGCTGACTTCTACGACAATACCCGCACCCTGGCTCTAGAAGTGTCTGAACGGCTTACGGTTGAGATTTTAAGGCTGGGGCAGGTTACCCCAAATACAACCTTCTTTAGCCTGGTATCGGCACCGAGTGCATTGCTCTGCCCATAGTTGAGCGGGGCTATGCCTACACCGGGGTCGATATTTCAGAGGCGACAATGGGCAAGCTCAGGCAAAAGTTTGAGGGCAAGGCCCATCGACTGATGCTGGTCGATGCTGATGCAATCGCTGTACCCTTCATTGAAGAAGATAAAAATGGGTAGCGTTTTAGGGGTCAAGGATTTAATTTAACGTCGAGGTAGTAGTTTCCCGCCTTTCTTGAGTCTGTGGAGACAAAGCCGCTATGGACATTCAAACAATTCAGGGCAACTCCGCCAGCATGCTTGGACTAGCAGTACAGCAGACTATGGAGTCGGGCTGTGTTGATCTGGCTTGGCAAGCTGGTGTCAATTACTTCTTTTCCTATGGCATCGGAAATAGCCCTATTGTCAATGATTTGAAGCAGCTATTACGGCGGCATAGAGAGTCCGTCATTGTGGCTACAGGGAGCGAGAAGCGAGAGATTAGCCATTGGCAAGAGTACGTTGAGCAGGTACAGCAGACCCTTGATATCGACACAATAGACGTGCTCTTTGCCGAATATGTCTCCCCTACCGATGATTGGCAGCAGGTAAAGGCCTTGGCGGATCAGCTCTATCGTTGGAAATCTGAGGGGGTAATTCGGTATGTGGGCATCACAACCCATAATCGAGCGATCGCCCAGCAGCTTATCCAAGAATCTCTCTGTGATGTTCTAATGCATCGCTACAACATGGCTCACCGTAAGGCTGAAGAAACCGTGTTTCCCATGGCAGAGGCCGCTAAAATCCCGGTCGTCGCCTTTACAAGCACTCGTTGGGGAACGCTCCTTCAAAAACCTACAGACTGGCCTACTGCCCCGCCAACAGTTTCTGATTGTTATCGCTTTGGATTGTACCAACCCGCTATTCGGTTAGTGCTAACGGCCCCCAAAACCCCCAAGACATTGGAAGACAATCTTGCTGCTCTCACATCTCCACCAATGTCTGAGCACGAAGTTATGCACTGGCGACAGTTTGGAGATTTGGTCTATGGCAGTGGCCAGGATAGTTTTGAAACGAGCTGGCCATAGTTGAACCTCTTCTAAAGAGAATTGCTGCGAGTAGATGATTTGATAGGAAGCTAATGCTTGGTGGCGAGGCTGGCCAAATCAAGCTGAATCTTCGTGTCTATCAAAACGGTCTCACTTAGGGCTATACGCTCTCCAGTGATCCATACATCTTGGGGCTGGAACCGATAGAGCCGTCGAGGGGAGGGGGCGAGGTAATCAACAGGCGATCGCTGCTGGCCCTTAGCTGCCCGCTTTAGCAGAAGGGGAATCACCCAATCCACATCCTCTGCTTCTACTTCAGCCGCAGTGCCAGAGAGATAAAGCCCTTGGCCTTTGCCCTCTTCCCGATCCGTACTGTAGATAGCGATCGCAGCCCGACCCTGGTTGGCATAGAGGTTTTGAGAGTGCTGGGCCACCATTGCTGAAGACCAGTACAGGTTCCAGTCAGAATCGTAGGTGAAGAAGAGTGGGGAGACCCAGGGCAAGCCATCGGGGGAACTGGTGGAGAGGGTGCCGTAGATAGTGCCCTCAAGGATTTTTCGTGCCCTGATGATTACCTCTGGAGTTTGACCATCAACAGTATTGACCCAGCCGTTCTCAGCTGTAGCGATAGACATAGTTTGCGGCCTTCTGGCAATAGCTCTATTCAGAATAAAGCGCTTTGCTGGCTCATGGGCTGAACCTCATAGCCCTCACTAATCCGTAAATTGGGTTGCTGACTAGCGGCTACTGCAAGGCGATCGCTGCCGATGGTACCTATCGCGGGCAAAGAGGGGCCAGCACTGAGCGGGGCGACAACGATGCCATCAGCCGCTATATCGACAATCAGCGCATGGAAAAGCTTCTGAAGCCGTTCATTGAGAAGATTCAGGGTGAGGCAAAAAAGCCGAGCCCCCAGCCATATTGGGGCATGCTGACAGAAGTGCTTTGTATGGAAACTAATCATCAAGTAAGCACAGAAGATAATCTCCCATAGATGCTCGATACTGGGGTAATCCGTCAAGCGAAAGTTGGCCTAGCCCAACTCGTTTTCACCTAACGGCTTGAGAGGCAATATGAGGGACAATCATTGATCCTACCCTCTTGAAACTTTTCCTTTTTCACTTGAATTTTCCTGCAGTAACTGAAGGAGAATTATTAGACAATTGAAAACAACAATAGATTTAGCGAACAACTGAATTACGCCAAGACATCAAGATAACAATCAGAAGTAACGCTTGAATAAACCAGGGAGCTAGAGTAAGACTTGCGAGCAAACTTAGAAGCGATACAATTGCGGCAAATATCCTGACCATCTCTTCCTGTGCCATTTTCCTGAGATACAGGGCAAAACAGGCGATCGCAAGTGAGGTTATAAGCGGAGTAAGCACCATGACAAACTAATCAATGACGAAATTTTTTTTTGCGGCATGTGAAAGAGAGGAGCAAAAGCCAACTGTTGATAGATATCTCAAACTAGTAAGCACATTCTGGAAGGCTCTCTTGTTGAGCCTCCACATCGCGCAAAGCAAATTGGCCGTGATGTAAGTGGTATTAACTCAGTAAAAAAAGAGTCAACGCAGAAGCAGAAAGAAGAATATTGAGCGCATAAAACTGAAGTTGCATGAATACCCATGCAACTTTTCGAATCCAACGAATGGATTACGAATCCAACCTAAATAGATTCCCAATAAAAACTGTAGGACAATCATCTTCAGGTTGATAAACTGAAGTAACTATCCTTGTCTTTCAACTAGGATCTGAAGCGGCTGTCAATTTATAGCAAAAACTTGGTGGGGTTCAAGTCGCACAGTGTTGCCACAGCGAAGCGATTACAGCAACTTCTGCTTGACTGTTCTTTCCCAGTGCCGAGCGGCAAAGTGATCAAAGTTTGAATTTGCAACTGCTTTTTCAGCAGACTTTAAGTGTCGATGAACGTTGGCATTCATTTTCCTAACAGGCTTAGTGGTTAACTCAGGTAAACATTTTTAGTATACCATGATACGGTTTGCAATTGATTTTTAAACAGCAATTAGTATGCCATCCGCCATAAATGAGTGATCGGGATTAGATTAATCTCAATGCTGAGCATTAGAAAAATAAATGTATTGACCCCAAAGTCAGCATATTTCCAAAAACTCAGCAGAGTATGAATGGCACCAATTCAACCCCCATGGCTTTGACTATACAGGGTCCGATTGGAAAGGCTACCTGACCGAGATAGGCCAGCGATACCCGATGAAGTGGGCCAGCCTAGGATGCAGCAATTGAGCCTGCTGTAGTGCGATTCAGAGTGGTTAGCGCAATTTTGAGAGCATTTCTGAGAACGCTTTTTTGAGCATTGCCCAAATGTACTGGGCAAAGCGTTGTGAACTGTTGAACGGTGGAATCACAATCCACTTATCCGCTGCAGCTAGGGTTGACGCCTAGTGCCCTAGCTACTCAACCAATCTCAAATGACCGCACAACGGAATCAGGGTCGCGATCGCACGTGGAGTCATCAGTGAAATGAAGCGATCGAACACTTCAGGGAATACTTGGACCATCTACCCCTCAAGGACAGGCTTGCAAGGCTGACCATCCTACAAATCCAGAACCCTATTTAGCCATGATCCGGAAGACGCTCAATGTATTTTTCCCGCTAGCGAGCGGAGTCATTTTGTTCCTGCTGGCGAAAGAAGCTTTCAATGCTGCCTTTCCTTTTGCCCTGCCAGCCTCAGTAATCCTGGGGCTAGCAGGCACACTCTCTGTCCTTTACGCTTTGGCGCAAATCAAATGAAGACCAAGACCCTTGGAATCTCGATTGTTCTTTTTGCCACTCTTCTCGGCGGCTGCGCTACCGTCCCTCCCGGCAATGTTGGGGTGAAGGTCTACCAGGCAGGCGGCAAGCGTGGTCAGATGGAAACCCTTGAGGTGGGGCGCTACGGTGTCAACCCGGTGACCGAGGACATCTACAACTTCCCCACCTACCGCCAGAACCTGGTTTGGGAGCGCAGCGACAACCCTGACCAGAATGAGCAGATTACCCTCAACTCATCTGAGGGCGCTAGCTTCACGGCAGACGTGGCTATCTCCTACAGCTTCGCCCCCGACAAGGCCGAGCAAATCTTTTCTGAGTTTCGCCAGTCCCCTGAAATGATTGCTGATGTCTACGTTCGACGCATGGTGCAGGACTCCTTCAACCGAGTCGGCTCCACCATGAAAGCAATCGAAATCTACGGAGAGCAGAAAAGCCTGTTCCTCGATACCGTCCTCAAGGAGATTCAGTCCGACCTAGATCCCCTCGGCTTCCAGGTCCACTCCATCAGCTTTGTCTCCCTCCGTCCAGACGCAGAGCTACAGGCTGCCATCAACTCTGTCATCACCGCCAAGCAGGAGGCTGAGCGGGCGCGACAGGAAGTAGAGAAGGCGAAGGCCAACGGTGAGGCAACGGTCGCCACCGCCCGCGCCCAGGCCGAAGCTAACCGCCTTCAGCAAGAGTCCATCTCCGCCGAACTACTCCAGCAACGTGCAATCGAAAAGTGGAACGGGGTTCTCCCTCAAGTGACGGGGGAAACCGTCCCGTTTATCAACCTCCAGCAACCCGCTCCGCCCGCCCAGTAGCCTGCACCGCGATCGCACATAAACGGTTCAAGCATCGCGGTCAGTGATCAGCACCGACCAAAATAAATCCCACCGGCCAGTGCAGCCAGTGGGAAATTCTCAGGATGTATCACAAATATGCTGAGCCTAGATTGCCCCGATTGGTCGAGGCCCGCGCAGGGGTAGCTGGATGGCTTAGCTGTGGCTTTGGAGTGGGTTGAGTAGTTGCGCCGGTGGGACAGCTAATACCTAGCAAGGGTATCCTGCTCTTGCTGTTGCATCAATCCCTCGGACTCTCGCTCAAGCCCATCTGCATAGCGCTGGTTTGACAAGTCGTGAAGATACGCACAACCCAGTGCGGCGGCAGAAAAGACTCCTACTATCGTCCACTAGACCACCAACTCTACAGTGCCTGTCACTTGTGCTCCACAAGTAGGGCACGGCTTCGCTTTGCTGCTCACGTCGCGGCCGCATTCCTTGCACTTGATAGCTGCCATCACATCGACCGCCATAACACCGCTGCAAGTTTAGCCTCAGGCAAATGCGATCGCCAGCCGCCAAAATTTTGGCCGAATAGCTGCTCGGAGAGGCAGCTCGGCTCATTCAAAGTCGATATTTCAAAAACCTGGTTGAGTCTAACAACTAAAGTCGGCGGCTGTACCCATTTGCATTGAAGACAGAGGTCTCTCATTAATCCGCTGCATTGACTGGTTGTCTTAATACCACCTTTGATCACTCCAACTCCTTATCTCGAAACACTTCACCGATCGTCCCTAATCCCCTATCTTCAGCATCATGGTCTGGAACGGTTGTAACTTAGTGGCGATCGCGTCAGAACACAGTCCAAACCGATTGCCACTGAGTATGTTTTGGATAAGCGCGATCGCTGACTCAGAATCTTAGTATCGCATTGACATATATCCGCTGCGGATATAGTATGAAGCATGGCTAAAAAGAATACAACCCATAAACCCCTTACTCCAGCAGTGTTTTATATCCTTCTTGCACTCTCCACACAGGAGAGCCATGGCTATGAAATCATGAAGCGGGTCGAGTCGGATTCACAGGGAAAGGTAAAGATGGGGCCTGGAACGCTCTACGGCTCGATTGGTCGCATGATCAAGGCGGGGTTGATAGGTGAGAGCGATAAAAAGATAGACCCAACAATGGACGACGAGCGGCGGATCTATTACAAAATCACCGGGCTCGGTAAAAAAGCACTCGCTGCGGAATTGGAGCGATACAGCGAAATTTTGATGGTTGCTCAACAAAAGCGAATCTTTCCGAATACTTTTGCGTATGACATCTGAACGCTTAATACGACGATACCGAAACTGGTATTCAAAACTGCTTCGTCTCTACTCAAAGCCGTACTATGAGCGCTTCGGTGAGGAAATGAAGCAAACTTTCACTGATATTCTCCGAGAGCGTGCCCAGGAAAGACGAGGGTTATTGGGTTGCGCTCTTTGGATGTTCATTGAAACATTTGCAGGAATTATGAGAGAGAACATAACAAATATCATTATGCAAAACAAAAACGTTATTTACCTTGCGCTCGGAACAGCATCCATATTGCTGCTGCCCTTGTTAGCGATGCTGTTTACCGATCAAGTAGTCTGGGACCTGAGCGACTTCATTGTTGCCGGTGCCCTCATCTTTGGTACGGGTCTTGCTTATGAACTGGTAGCGAAGAAAGGGGGCACTATGGCGTACCGAGTAGCTGTCGGTATTGCCCTTGCGGCAGCGTTCCTGCTCGTCTGGATGAACCTTGCCGTTGGGATCATCGGGTCTGAGGACAACCCCGTTAACCTGATGTATTTCGGAGTGCTCGCCATTGGAATCCTTGGTGCCACCATGGCGCGTTTTCGGCCACAGGGAATGGCACGCACGTTAATTACAACAGCACTCGCTCAGGCATTGGTTCCTGTGATCGCACTGATCATCAACAAGCCTCAGGTGACCTCGGTAGAAGCATCCATGGGTGTGTTAGGTGTACTGGGTCTGAACGCGTTTTTCGTCATGATGTTTATCGGATCAGCTTTGCTGTTTCGGCGTTCCAGAATCAGGCTATGAATTGGAGCTCAGGTGTGGTTAAACTCAGCGGAATGAATGGCTGCTCCGCTGAAGTCGCGAAAGTAATCACGACTTTGGAGCCCGAGCGAGGCTTGCGGGTAAGCTCAAAAGCACCAAAAATTCGTGTTAATCCCGTTGGCTGCCTTGTGATGTAATCCTGCACAAGGCTAATAAATTGTCTCCTGACTTGCTCGCAAGCCTGCGACCTTTCATCTACTGATACGTTGTTTTGCACCAGCACCTCTGCGAGAACACCACTATCGGTGTGTTACTGATAAGACTGCCAAGTTTCATCAACCTGCACTCCAAGTCGAATGTCACTCAATGCAATGGTTGCGTGTCCTCATCAGATAACGCTTCTGGCTGCGGCTACAAAAGAATTTGTAATCCCAAAAGTAACTCCGTTAGTCCGATGCACCAAAATGGTTATACTGCCTCTCAGCCGATGTATTCAACTTAGTCAGAGTACTAGCACGGTAGGATTTAGAGCTGATCGCGCGCGTCATCGACAATGCCTCCGACGGCAGCTCCAGCGGCCTGATGTGCGACAGTAGTACGACGGTTTGAGAACGCAAAAACGACTGCTTGCGCTCCCATATCCCTCATTCCTCTGAGGAGATAGACTGAGTCGCTTGTAGAGCTTGTACCAACACCTCAGCTGCTCGTTCACGATCGGAGGTGCCAAACAGCCCAACAATCCTATCCTGCGTCCGCGTCACGAACCGCCGTATCCCATGTGCCTCAGCCGGTGGCTCAGTATAGGCACGAGCGATCGCAATCAACGCCTGTGCGCGATCGACCGGCTCGACAATCAATTGCGCCGTTTGCAAAGCAGCATCAAACTGCCCTTGCTGAGCAAATCCTTGCACCACTGAGGGTAGGAGCCATTCGATGCCTTCACTTTGAGCCAGTTCCATTGCCTGCTCCGGTTGCCCAGCCGCAGCATAGCCCTGCACGATGTCTGGCATAAATCCCTCTAGCTTGCCGGTTTGAACGAGCTGCAATGCCTGCTCAGGCTGGCCTGCATCGAGATACCCAACTGCCACTTCTGACAAAATGCCTTTGACCTGCTGTGCCTGAACAACCTGCCACGCCTGATCTAGCTGCTCTTCTTGCAAATAGTGTCTGACGATGCCGATCATCGCACCGTTACGGTTAGGGTTAGACTCCGCTAGTTTGACTGCCTCGTCTAAATTACCTGCTGCAGCATAAGCGATCGCAATGTCTCCCAACGCCCCCTGCCGCTCGCTGACCGGCTGGATTTCC
Encoded proteins:
- a CDS encoding NAD(P)/FAD-dependent oxidoreductase, encoding MKNTAIETKPHRVVIVGGGFGGLYAAKALGKSQHVEVTLIDKRNFHLFQPLLYQVATGKLSPGDISSPLRTILSAYRHVRVLMDAVIDVDPQQQQVTLNHTTLPYDTLIVATGVSHHYFGHDQWEDAAPGLKTLEDALEMRKRIFGAFEAAEKESDPERRRAWLTFVVVGGGPTGVELAGALAELAFHTLKDEFHHIDTTEARILLLEGLDRVLPPYPADLSAKAAASLKDLGVTVRTQSLVTDIEDDVVTVRQGEQTEQVRAKTILWAAGVRASGLGKVLAARAGAQLDRSGRVIVNPDLSLPEQPNIFVVGDLAHFAHQGEQPLPGVAPVAMQQGAYIAKLIQQRLQGKEMPPFHYDDVGSLAVIGHHAAVVNMGRFKLWGFPAWLIWIFVHIYYLIEFDNKLVVMIQWLWSYFTRKGGSRLITWEESRLDEPMVVDQEPQRVERHDAPERSSGEFKAPVIAES
- a CDS encoding type 1 glutamine amidotransferase domain-containing protein; the encoded protein is MAQELKNRKVAILATDGFEQVELTEPKQALEQAGAQVHVIAPEGDSIQGWNHHDKGDTVPVDRTLDQVQPSDYDALVLPGGVLNPDQLRTNEQAVQFIKAFFADSKPVAAICHGPWTLIEADVVKGRTVTSWPSLKTDLSNAGATWVDQEVVVDQGLVTSRNPHDLPAFNSKIVEEFCEGKHVAQAQAV
- a CDS encoding pyridoxamine 5'-phosphate oxidase family protein, with the translated sequence MSIATAENGWVNTVDGQTPEVIIRARKILEGTIYGTLSTSSPDGLPWVSPLFFTYDSDWNLYWSSAMVAQHSQNLYANQGRAAIAIYSTDREEGKGQGLYLSGTAAEVEAEDVDWVIPLLLKRAAKGQQRSPVDYLAPSPRRLYRFQPQDVWITGERIALSETVLIDTKIQLDLASLATKH
- a CDS encoding AEC family transporter; the encoded protein is MLIQLLPMILVACLGFGLRRAGVLHSGDAKTIGKLLTTLVLPAVILRALATVTFAPELIYLPLSALVVVVGLTAIAFSGVWWFKWDKPKAGALMTTFPTFEGGAVGYPIMLLTFGDLGLSRIVLFDLAQAIYLFTVVYCLSAWFGRAEVTGRAVALKLAQTPFFWAIVLGLLLNALGWMNEVLLGLLNIAEGSFLLLVLLLLGMEFQVQLASVGRYALLVLAKIGCGLSLGWAVTQAFGLQGVEQAAVLAGAALPPSLLTLLFAQENDLDTRFVISFISAAVPLYLAIVTPLLVHLSLLHS
- a CDS encoding SPFH domain-containing protein; its protein translation is MKTKTLGISIVLFATLLGGCATVPPGNVGVKVYQAGGKRGQMETLEVGRYGVNPVTEDIYNFPTYRQNLVWERSDNPDQNEQITLNSSEGASFTADVAISYSFAPDKAEQIFSEFRQSPEMIADVYVRRMVQDSFNRVGSTMKAIEIYGEQKSLFLDTVLKEIQSDLDPLGFQVHSISFVSLRPDAELQAAINSVITAKQEAERARQEVEKAKANGEATVATARAQAEANRLQQESISAELLQQRAIEKWNGVLPQVTGETVPFINLQQPAPPAQ
- a CDS encoding PadR family transcriptional regulator yields the protein MAKKNTTHKPLTPAVFYILLALSTQESHGYEIMKRVESDSQGKVKMGPGTLYGSIGRMIKAGLIGESDKKIDPTMDDERRIYYKITGLGKKALAAELERYSEILMVAQQKRIFPNTFAYDI
- a CDS encoding aldo/keto reductase; translation: MDIQTIQGNSASMLGLAVQQTMESGCVDLAWQAGVNYFFSYGIGNSPIVNDLKQLLRRHRESVIVATGSEKREISHWQEYVEQVQQTLDIDTIDVLFAEYVSPTDDWQQVKALADQLYRWKSEGVIRYVGITTHNRAIAQQLIQESLCDVLMHRYNMAHRKAEETVFPMAEAAKIPVVAFTSTRWGTLLQKPTDWPTAPPTVSDCYRFGLYQPAIRLVLTAPKTPKTLEDNLAALTSPPMSEHEVMHWRQFGDLVYGSGQDSFETSWP